From one Streptomyces sp. NBC_01478 genomic stretch:
- a CDS encoding DUF3000 domain-containing protein, which yields MAAAQGRLSDGTDGMDDSKEGDGGGAAPPAFQAAVQALKNSRLRPQIEIDPTPAPQRLAPFAYALEAAVVDGDQDLADGRLVLLHDPAGHDAWHGTFRLVTLVRAELEPEMAADPLLPDVCWSWLTGALQARGLTYGEPSGTVTRASSHYFGGLSERPSASQIEIRASWTPREGLGGVPDTAAHLASWCDLLAQVAGLPPAGPGDASIVTLPQRRGPQSR from the coding sequence ATGGCTGCGGCTCAGGGACGATTGTCGGACGGCACTGACGGAATGGACGACTCCAAGGAGGGGGATGGGGGCGGTGCGGCGCCGCCGGCTTTCCAGGCCGCGGTCCAGGCCCTGAAGAACAGTCGGCTGCGGCCGCAGATCGAGATCGATCCGACGCCCGCTCCCCAGCGGCTCGCCCCCTTCGCGTACGCGCTGGAGGCCGCGGTCGTCGACGGCGACCAGGACCTGGCCGACGGCCGGCTGGTGCTGCTGCACGACCCGGCCGGGCACGACGCCTGGCACGGCACGTTCCGGCTGGTGACGCTGGTGCGCGCGGAGCTGGAGCCGGAGATGGCGGCGGACCCGCTGCTGCCCGACGTGTGCTGGTCCTGGCTGACCGGTGCGCTCCAGGCGCGCGGACTGACGTACGGCGAGCCGAGCGGCACCGTCACACGGGCCAGCTCCCACTACTTCGGCGGGCTGTCCGAGCGCCCGTCGGCCTCCCAGATCGAGATCCGTGCCTCGTGGACACCGCGCGAGGGGCTCGGCGGCGTCCCGGACACGGCGGCGCATCTGGCCTCCTGGTGCGATCTGCTGGCCCAGGTCGCGGGCCTGCCGCCGGCGGGTCCGGGCGACGCGTCCATCGTCACGCTGCCGCAACGCCGGGGCCCGCAGTCACGCTGA
- the hemE gene encoding uroporphyrinogen decarboxylase yields MSANQSPEGQQQTATYDSAFMKAARREPVPHTPVWFMRQAGRSLPEYHKAREGIGMLDSCTRPELVAEITLQPVRRHKVDAAVYFSDIVVPLKAIGVDLDIKPGVGPVVENPIRTRADLAQLRDLTPEDVSYVTEAIGLLTAELGSTPLIGFAGAPFTLASYLVEGGPSRTYENAKAIMYGDPELWHDLLDRLADITAAFLKVQIEAGASAVQVFDSWAGALAPADYRRSALPASAKVFKAVEGYGVPRIHFGVGTGELLGLMGEAGADVVGVDWRVPLDEAARRVGPGKALQGNLDPTVLFASTEAVEAKTREVLDTAKGLEGHIFNLGHGVMPSTDPDALTRLVEYVHTETAV; encoded by the coding sequence GTGAGTGCCAACCAGAGCCCCGAGGGCCAGCAGCAGACCGCCACTTACGACTCCGCCTTCATGAAGGCGGCCAGGCGTGAGCCCGTGCCGCACACACCCGTGTGGTTCATGCGGCAGGCCGGGCGCTCGCTGCCGGAGTACCACAAGGCGCGCGAGGGCATCGGGATGCTCGACTCCTGCACGCGTCCAGAGCTGGTCGCCGAGATCACCCTCCAGCCGGTGCGCAGGCACAAGGTGGACGCGGCGGTCTACTTCAGCGACATCGTCGTCCCGCTCAAGGCCATCGGCGTCGACCTCGACATCAAGCCCGGCGTCGGCCCGGTCGTCGAGAACCCGATCCGCACCCGCGCCGACCTGGCCCAGCTCCGCGACCTCACCCCCGAGGACGTCTCCTACGTCACGGAGGCCATCGGCCTGTTGACCGCCGAGCTCGGCTCCACCCCCCTCATCGGCTTCGCCGGCGCCCCGTTCACCCTCGCGAGCTACCTCGTCGAGGGCGGCCCGTCCCGCACGTACGAGAACGCCAAGGCGATCATGTACGGCGACCCCGAGCTCTGGCACGACCTCCTGGACCGCCTCGCCGACATCACGGCCGCCTTCCTCAAGGTCCAGATCGAGGCGGGCGCCAGCGCCGTCCAGGTCTTCGACTCCTGGGCCGGCGCCCTCGCCCCGGCCGACTACCGCCGCTCGGCGCTGCCCGCCTCCGCCAAGGTCTTCAAGGCCGTCGAGGGCTACGGCGTCCCGCGCATCCACTTCGGCGTCGGCACCGGCGAGCTGCTCGGCCTGATGGGCGAGGCCGGCGCGGACGTCGTGGGCGTCGACTGGCGGGTCCCGCTCGACGAGGCCGCCCGCCGTGTCGGCCCCGGCAAGGCGCTCCAGGGCAACCTCGACCCGACCGTCCTGTTCGCCTCCACGGAGGCCGTCGAGGCGAAGACCCGCGAGGTCCTCGACACGGCGAAGGGCCTGGAGGGCCACATCTTCAACCTCGGCCACGGCGTCATGCCGTCCACCGACCCGGACGCGCTGACCCGGCTCGTGGAGTACGTCCACACCGAGACGGCCGTCTAG
- a CDS encoding rhomboid family intramembrane serine protease: MVIPVHDVNPVRRTPWVTYALIAANVLVFLSTPGMAGSVAGGSDLSQLCHLQAFLDHYAAVPRELIHHQMPQLVPTGAVQAGPGGASCAAGPPSYDKSAPLSVFTAMFLHGSWIHLLGNMLFLMIFGNNVEDRMGHIRYTLFYVVCGYAAGYGFALLNADSADPLIGASGAIAGVLGAYLVLYTKARVWVLVPFLFFLPLRLPAWLVLGFWFVLQAFYSAGEGVSGAGTVAYAAHVVGFLAGMLLAWPLKAGTPPPPEPRGLLFGRRARPRHTW, translated from the coding sequence GTGGTCATCCCCGTCCATGACGTGAACCCGGTGCGCCGCACCCCTTGGGTGACGTATGCGCTCATCGCCGCGAACGTGCTCGTCTTCCTGTCCACTCCCGGAATGGCGGGTTCCGTGGCGGGCGGCAGCGACCTCTCGCAGTTGTGCCATCTGCAGGCGTTCCTGGACCACTACGCGGCCGTGCCGCGGGAGTTGATCCACCATCAGATGCCGCAGCTCGTCCCGACCGGCGCCGTCCAGGCCGGCCCCGGCGGCGCGAGCTGCGCGGCCGGCCCGCCGAGCTACGACAAGTCGGCGCCCCTGAGCGTCTTCACCGCGATGTTCCTGCACGGCAGTTGGATCCACCTGCTGGGCAACATGCTGTTCCTGATGATCTTCGGCAACAACGTCGAGGACCGCATGGGCCACATCCGCTACACGCTCTTCTACGTAGTGTGCGGTTACGCGGCGGGCTACGGCTTCGCGCTGCTCAACGCCGACTCGGCCGACCCGCTGATCGGTGCCTCCGGGGCGATCGCCGGTGTCCTGGGCGCCTATCTGGTGTTGTACACGAAGGCCAGGGTGTGGGTCCTGGTGCCGTTCCTGTTCTTCCTGCCGCTGCGCCTGCCGGCCTGGCTGGTGCTGGGCTTCTGGTTCGTCCTCCAGGCGTTCTACTCGGCCGGCGAGGGCGTCTCCGGCGCCGGCACCGTGGCGTACGCGGCGCATGTCGTCGGCTTCCTGGCGGGCATGCTGCTGGCCTGGCCGCTCAAGGCGGGCACGCCCCCGCCGCCGGAACCGCGCGGCCTGCTGTTCGGCAGACGGGCCCGGCCCCGGCACACGTGGTGA
- a CDS encoding ribonuclease D → MTDAQETAADSSLRTTGGAPPDDVEPAPIPLLEPREGIPPVIADEEALAEVIAAFAAGTGPVAVDAERASGYRYGQRAYLVQLRREGAGTALIDPVACPDLSGLGDAISGVEWVLHAATQDLPCLREIGMVPTRLFDTELAGRLAGFPRVGLGAMVEGVLGFVLEKGHSAVDWSTRPLPEPWLRYAALDVELLVDLRDALEKELDRQGKLDWARQEFDAIAAAPPAEPRKDPWRRTSGMHKVRRRRQLGVVRELWQTRDRIAQRRDVSPGKVLSDAAIVEAALGLPLDVQALAALNGFGHRMGRRQLEQWQAAVDRAKALPDSALPQPGQPVTGPPPPRAWADKDPEAAARLSAARAAVSAVAEGLNMPQENLITPDTVRRVCWEPPKNADVESVGAALAGYGARPWQVEQVAPVLVEALTAKAP, encoded by the coding sequence GTGACCGACGCCCAAGAAACCGCAGCAGACAGCTCACTGCGAACCACCGGAGGCGCCCCTCCGGACGACGTCGAACCGGCGCCGATCCCTTTGCTTGAGCCCCGGGAGGGCATTCCGCCCGTGATCGCCGACGAGGAGGCCCTCGCCGAGGTGATCGCGGCCTTCGCCGCCGGCACGGGTCCCGTCGCCGTGGACGCCGAGCGCGCGTCCGGCTACCGCTACGGACAGCGCGCCTATCTGGTGCAGTTGCGCCGTGAGGGCGCGGGCACCGCGCTGATCGACCCCGTCGCCTGCCCCGACCTGTCGGGCCTCGGTGACGCCATCTCCGGCGTCGAGTGGGTGCTGCACGCCGCCACCCAGGACCTGCCCTGTCTGCGCGAGATAGGCATGGTGCCGACGCGGCTCTTCGACACCGAGCTGGCGGGTCGGCTCGCCGGATTCCCGCGGGTCGGCCTGGGCGCGATGGTCGAGGGTGTGCTCGGTTTCGTCCTGGAGAAGGGGCACTCCGCCGTCGACTGGTCCACCCGCCCGCTGCCCGAACCCTGGCTGCGCTACGCGGCCCTCGACGTGGAGCTCCTCGTCGACCTGCGGGACGCCCTGGAGAAGGAACTGGACCGGCAGGGCAAGCTGGACTGGGCCCGCCAGGAGTTCGACGCGATCGCGGCGGCGCCGCCCGCCGAGCCCCGCAAGGACCCGTGGCGTCGTACGTCCGGGATGCACAAGGTACGGCGGCGCCGGCAGCTCGGTGTCGTACGGGAGCTGTGGCAGACGCGGGACCGGATCGCGCAGCGGAGGGATGTCTCACCGGGGAAGGTGCTGTCCGACGCGGCGATCGTGGAGGCGGCGCTCGGGCTGCCGCTGGACGTGCAGGCGCTGGCGGCGTTGAACGGCTTCGGGCATCGGATGGGGCGGCGGCAACTGGAGCAGTGGCAGGCGGCGGTCGACCGGGCGAAGGCGCTGCCCGACTCGGCGTTGCCGCAGCCGGGGCAGCCGGTTACCGGGCCGCCGCCGCCCCGCGCCTGGGCCGACAAGGATCCCGAGGCTGCGGCTCGGTTGTCCGCGGCCCGTGCTGCGGTGTCCGCGGTGGCTGAGGGGCTCAACATGCCCCAGGAGAATCTGATCACTCCGGACACGGTGCGGCGGGTGTGCTGGGAGCCGCCGAAGAACGCGGATGTCGAGTCCGTAGGGGCTGCGCTTGCCGGGTACGGGGCGCGGCCTTGGCAGGTGGAGCAGGTGGCGCCGGTTCTGGTGGAGGCTTTGACCGCGAAGGCGCCGTAG
- a CDS encoding DUF4349 domain-containing protein, with the protein MRTSHSTRPVQVLAGLLLASALALSGCSGGADSATASDAGAGAKAVAPDTARQEGAAGSGNAKDTKSVPKLTASSIIRTASLSVRVKDVPKALDEARTTTENAGGFVGNETTTRDGQGHERTRVVLRVPTDKYDEVLADLEGAGKLLERSAKAQDVTDQVVDVESRITSQRASVARVRELMDRATKLSDVVQLEGELSTRESDLEALLAQQASLKDRTSLATITLSLSQTPVAKAAAKDDSPGFVDAVAGGWHVFVTMLRWIALALGAVLPFAAVAALLVVVWLRVVRPRRAAAVPVTTGVGPLPAARPVREEEQGGQD; encoded by the coding sequence ATGCGTACATCACACTCCACACGGCCCGTTCAGGTCCTGGCCGGGCTCCTGCTCGCCTCGGCCCTCGCGCTGAGCGGGTGCAGCGGCGGCGCGGACTCGGCCACCGCCAGCGATGCCGGCGCCGGTGCCAAGGCCGTGGCTCCGGACACCGCCCGGCAGGAGGGCGCGGCGGGCAGCGGCAACGCCAAGGACACCAAGTCCGTACCCAAGCTCACCGCGAGCAGCATCATCCGTACGGCCTCGCTGTCCGTGCGGGTCAAGGACGTACCGAAAGCGCTCGACGAGGCCCGCACCACGACCGAGAACGCGGGCGGGTTCGTCGGCAACGAGACGACCACCCGCGACGGGCAGGGCCACGAGCGCACCCGGGTCGTCCTGCGGGTGCCCACCGACAAGTACGACGAGGTCCTCGCCGATCTGGAGGGCGCGGGCAAGCTGCTGGAGCGCAGCGCGAAGGCACAGGACGTCACCGACCAGGTCGTGGACGTGGAGAGCCGCATCACCTCACAGCGGGCCAGCGTGGCACGCGTGCGTGAGCTGATGGACCGAGCCACCAAACTCAGCGATGTGGTGCAGTTGGAGGGCGAGTTGAGCACCCGCGAGTCCGACCTGGAGGCGCTGCTCGCCCAGCAGGCCTCCCTGAAGGACCGCACGAGCCTGGCCACCATCACGCTGTCGCTGTCGCAGACCCCGGTCGCGAAGGCCGCCGCGAAGGACGACAGCCCCGGCTTCGTGGACGCCGTGGCGGGCGGCTGGCACGTCTTCGTGACGATGCTGCGCTGGATCGCCCTGGCGCTCGGCGCGGTGCTGCCGTTCGCGGCCGTGGCGGCACTGTTGGTTGTCGTGTGGCTGCGTGTCGTACGCCCGCGCCGGGCCGCTGCCGTCCCCGTGACCACCGGCGTGGGCCCGCTGCCGGCGGCTCGGCCGGTGCGCGAGGAGGAGCAGGGCGGACAGGACTGA
- a CDS encoding FAD-dependent oxidoreductase: protein MDMSRARGTRERLVVIGGDAAGMSAASQARRLKVPDELEIVAFERGHFTSYSACGIPYWVGGDVSTPEELIARTPEEHRARDIDLRMRTEVVELDLAGGRVRARDVDSGAESWTSYDKLVIGTGARPIRPDMPGVDAPGVHGVQTLDDGQALLDSLARTRGRRAVVVGAGYIGVEMAEAFVNRGYEVTVVNRGKEPMSTLDPDMGRLVHKAMEGLGITMVNDAHVTELRTGNDGRVQAVVTEDAEYPADVVVLGIGVRPETGLAKAAGLPLGQHGGLLTDMAMRVRGHENIWAGGDCVEVLDLVSGQERHIALGTHANKHGQVIGTNVGGGYATFPGVVGTAVSKVCDLEIARTGLREKDAHRAGLQFEAVTIESTSRAGYYPAASLMTVKMLAERRTGRLLGVQIVGREGAAKRVDIAAVALTARMTVEQMTALDLGYAPPFSPVWDPVLVAARKAAAKVQAALR from the coding sequence ATGGACATGAGCCGTGCGAGGGGTACCCGGGAACGACTGGTCGTCATCGGCGGTGACGCCGCGGGCATGTCCGCGGCGTCGCAGGCACGTCGCCTCAAGGTGCCGGACGAACTGGAGATCGTGGCCTTCGAGCGGGGGCACTTCACGTCGTACTCGGCGTGCGGGATCCCCTACTGGGTGGGCGGCGACGTGTCCACGCCCGAGGAGTTGATCGCCCGTACCCCGGAGGAGCACCGGGCGCGTGACATCGACCTGCGGATGCGCACCGAGGTCGTGGAACTCGACCTCGCGGGCGGGCGGGTACGCGCGCGTGACGTCGATTCCGGGGCCGAGTCCTGGACGTCGTACGACAAACTCGTGATCGGGACCGGGGCGCGGCCGATCAGGCCGGACATGCCCGGGGTGGACGCCCCCGGGGTGCACGGGGTGCAGACGCTCGACGACGGGCAGGCGTTGCTCGACTCGCTGGCACGCACGCGTGGGCGTCGTGCCGTGGTGGTCGGGGCCGGGTACATCGGGGTGGAGATGGCGGAGGCGTTCGTCAACCGCGGGTATGAGGTCACCGTCGTCAATCGTGGCAAGGAGCCGATGTCGACGCTCGACCCGGACATGGGGCGTCTGGTGCACAAGGCGATGGAGGGCCTGGGCATCACCATGGTCAACGACGCCCATGTCACCGAGCTGCGCACCGGGAACGACGGGCGGGTGCAGGCGGTGGTCACCGAGGACGCGGAGTATCCGGCGGACGTCGTGGTGCTGGGCATCGGGGTGCGGCCCGAGACGGGCCTCGCGAAGGCGGCCGGGCTGCCGCTGGGGCAGCACGGCGGGCTGCTGACCGACATGGCGATGCGGGTGCGCGGGCACGAGAACATCTGGGCCGGGGGCGACTGCGTCGAGGTCCTCGACCTGGTCTCCGGGCAGGAGCGGCACATCGCCCTGGGGACGCACGCCAACAAGCACGGGCAGGTCATCGGCACCAACGTGGGCGGGGGTTACGCGACCTTCCCGGGAGTGGTCGGTACGGCCGTGAGCAAGGTGTGCGACCTGGAGATCGCGCGCACCGGGCTGCGCGAGAAGGACGCCCACCGCGCGGGCCTGCAGTTCGAGGCGGTCACCATCGAGTCGACCAGCCGCGCGGGCTACTACCCGGCGGCCTCCCTCATGACGGTGAAGATGCTCGCCGAACGCCGTACGGGCCGTCTCCTGGGCGTGCAGATCGTCGGCCGGGAAGGCGCCGCCAAGCGTGTCGACATCGCGGCGGTCGCCCTCACGGCCCGTATGACGGTGGAACAGATGACGGCGTTGGACCTGGGCTACGCCCCGCCGTTCTCCCCGGTGTGGGACCCGGTCCTGGTGGCGGCCCGAAAAGCGGCCGCCAAGGTCCAGGCCGCCCTTCGTTGA
- a CDS encoding response regulator transcription factor has protein sequence MSVLLEQPASLVAYRPNKPTAMVVVADPRVRSTVTRHLWALGVRDVIEASSVAEARPRIGNPRDICVADVHLPDGSGLTLLSETRAAGWPNGLALSAADDIGAVRNALAGGVKGYVVTGTRTNVGLPTRPGAAPIGSAAARMHRRPPGSPSHPGGYRELSGREVEVLRLVAEGQSNKAIGVSMGLSALTVKSHLARIARKLGTGDRAGMVAVALRTGIIH, from the coding sequence GTGTCCGTTCTCCTCGAGCAGCCCGCAAGCCTGGTCGCCTACCGCCCGAACAAGCCGACCGCCATGGTGGTCGTGGCCGACCCGCGCGTCCGCTCCACCGTCACCCGCCACCTGTGGGCGCTCGGTGTGCGCGACGTCATCGAGGCCTCGTCCGTCGCGGAGGCTCGTCCCCGCATCGGCAACCCCCGCGACATCTGTGTGGCAGACGTCCACCTTCCCGACGGTTCCGGTCTCACCCTGCTCTCCGAGACCAGAGCCGCAGGCTGGCCCAACGGCCTGGCCCTGTCCGCCGCCGACGACATCGGTGCCGTGCGCAACGCCCTCGCGGGCGGCGTCAAGGGCTACGTCGTCACCGGCACCCGCACCAATGTCGGGCTCCCCACCCGACCCGGCGCCGCCCCCATCGGCTCCGCCGCCGCCCGTATGCACCGCCGCCCCCCGGGTTCCCCGAGCCACCCGGGTGGCTACCGCGAACTGTCCGGCCGTGAGGTCGAGGTCCTGCGTCTGGTCGCGGAGGGCCAGTCGAACAAGGCGATCGGCGTCTCCATGGGCCTGTCCGCACTGACCGTCAAGAGCCACCTCGCCCGCATCGCCCGCAAGCTCGGCACGGGTGACCGCGCCGGCATGGTCGCGGTGGCGCTGCGCACCGGAATCATCCACTGA